A genomic segment from Nitrospira sp. encodes:
- a CDS encoding inositol monophosphatase family protein: MSMEREFAVLSEAMTEAGRETLRLAANGFETHTKQDRSPVTSVDLAVNRMLRDRLSAAFPDDGWLSEETPDSADRLNKKRVWIVDPIDGTRSFVRGLPEFCLSTALVENGIPVVAVISNPATGEFFSAIRGQGVRINHAPAAAHPPFMPTKRPLALVNPWELRTGRFHTIEPYLCCRPIGSIAYALALVAAGLADAALTLEGGNEWDVAAGVLLIEESGGRATTASGHPFSFNHRDPRLQGTLALGLTLASPLRTSLIRLGMAGSGIDTSHH, translated from the coding sequence ATGTCGATGGAACGGGAATTCGCCGTCTTGTCGGAGGCCATGACCGAAGCCGGCCGCGAAACGCTCCGATTGGCGGCCAACGGGTTTGAGACCCATACCAAACAGGATCGCTCACCGGTCACATCCGTCGACCTGGCCGTCAATCGGATGCTTCGAGACCGCTTGTCGGCGGCATTTCCCGATGACGGCTGGCTCTCGGAAGAAACGCCCGACAGCGCGGACCGGCTGAATAAGAAACGTGTCTGGATCGTCGATCCGATCGACGGGACCAGGTCGTTTGTGCGGGGCCTGCCGGAATTTTGCTTGTCGACGGCCCTGGTGGAGAACGGCATACCGGTCGTCGCGGTCATCTCCAATCCGGCTACCGGAGAGTTCTTTTCGGCCATCCGCGGCCAAGGTGTCCGCATCAACCATGCCCCGGCGGCCGCTCACCCTCCCTTCATGCCGACCAAGCGTCCGCTCGCGCTCGTCAACCCCTGGGAACTCCGAACCGGCCGCTTTCATACCATCGAGCCGTACCTCTGTTGCCGGCCGATCGGATCGATCGCCTATGCTCTCGCCTTGGTAGCGGCAGGCCTGGCCGATGCAGCTCTCACACTGGAAGGGGGCAACGAATGGGACGTCGCCGCCGGAGTCCTGTTGATCGAAGAAAGCGGCGGGCGCGCGACGACCGCCTCAGGCCATCCCTTTTCCTTCAACCACCGCGATCCTCGCCTGCAGGGCACGCTGGCCCTTGGCTTGACACTTGCCTCGCCGTTACGCACCAGCCTCATCCGGCTCGGCATGGCAGGCAGCGGCATAGACACCTCTCATCACTGA
- a CDS encoding 2-hydroxy-3-oxopropionate reductase produces MDVALLGTGLLGQAVAERLHATGHNLSAYNRTAEKTLPLRRLGIRIAPTAEDAVSHAKAVLLLLSDAAAIRALLFDQAARCVVTGRTVIQMGTIGPSESCSIRQEIEQLGGRYLEAPVLGSMTEARAGTLLIMVGADTERFAEWEPFLRCLGSDVRLIGPVGTAALLKLALNQLIAAETTAFALSLRLIRNEGIEVETFMALLRKSALYAPTFDKKLPRLLERNYEQPNFSVQHLLKDVELILQAAETQHLAIDWLQGIRSLLKDTIDLGLGAVDYSALYERIDPGKGHRS; encoded by the coding sequence ATGGACGTCGCCCTGTTGGGTACGGGATTGTTGGGACAGGCGGTGGCGGAGCGACTGCATGCCACAGGCCATAACCTGTCGGCCTACAACCGTACTGCGGAGAAAACCCTCCCTCTGCGCCGACTTGGTATCCGAATCGCCCCGACTGCCGAAGATGCCGTATCTCACGCAAAGGCGGTCCTGCTCCTGCTGTCGGATGCTGCAGCGATCCGCGCCCTGCTGTTCGACCAGGCCGCCAGGTGTGTGGTCACGGGGCGCACCGTCATCCAAATGGGCACGATCGGTCCTTCAGAGAGCTGTTCGATCCGGCAAGAGATCGAACAACTGGGTGGTCGATACCTAGAGGCGCCGGTGCTCGGCAGCATGACGGAGGCCAGGGCCGGAACGCTCTTGATCATGGTCGGTGCGGATACGGAGCGCTTTGCCGAATGGGAACCGTTCCTGCGCTGCTTGGGATCCGACGTGCGCCTGATCGGTCCGGTCGGAACGGCCGCTTTGCTGAAACTCGCCTTGAATCAGCTCATTGCCGCCGAAACGACGGCCTTCGCGCTCAGCCTGAGGTTGATACGCAACGAGGGCATCGAGGTGGAAACATTTATGGCGCTGTTGCGGAAGAGCGCTTTGTACGCGCCGACGTTCGACAAGAAACTGCCGCGATTGTTGGAGAGGAACTACGAACAGCCGAATTTTTCCGTGCAGCACCTGCTCAAGGACGTCGAGTTGATCCTCCAGGCGGCGGAGACACAGCACCTGGCGATCGATTGGCTCCAGGGCATCCGCTCTCTGCTCAAAGACACGATCGACCTGGGATTGGGCGCTGTCGACTACTCAGCCCTCTATGAAAGGATTGATCCGGGAAAAGGGCACAGGTCGTGA
- a CDS encoding Dihydrolipoamide dehydrogenase translates to MSPQQSHMTGRRHDVVVIGGGSAGYAAARTARDAGTDVAIVDQGPLGGLCILRGCMPTKTILRSSEIMMLMKRAHEFGLAPVTAQADLSAIVDRKERLVREFATDRIAALRDPRFTLYESRAEFISPHEIRAGDVRIHGQAFVIATGSSPCDVSILGLEEAGYFTSDTILDLRRPPVSLLVLGGGPVAVEIGQFFARIGTKVTILQRGATLLSDMDEDIGRALEAAFRDEGIEVLTDVSLERVTRTPSEKTVHLMQGGFMQTRSADTVFQALGRRPNLKGLRLEAAGVQVVDGRLTVGPDMRTSQPHIFAVGDVNDLNPIVHLAIQQGETAAFNATHPHGPVRVIDHRLDAEAVFTEPQIAVVGLNERQCRERRIPYLTASYPFADHGKAMCMGAAHGFVKLLCRQDSGELLGAQIVGPDAAELIHELIAVMYFHGTAQDLLRIPHYHPTLAEIVTYPAETIVEQLSRS, encoded by the coding sequence ATGTCACCACAACAGTCTCACATGACCGGACGCCGACACGATGTCGTGGTGATCGGCGGCGGGTCGGCCGGTTATGCCGCTGCACGGACGGCTCGCGACGCCGGTACCGACGTCGCCATTGTCGATCAGGGCCCGCTCGGAGGCCTCTGCATCCTGCGGGGCTGCATGCCGACGAAGACCATCCTGCGGTCATCCGAAATCATGATGTTGATGAAACGGGCGCATGAGTTCGGGTTGGCCCCGGTCACCGCCCAGGCGGACCTGTCGGCCATTGTCGATCGCAAGGAACGATTGGTGCGGGAATTTGCGACAGATCGCATCGCCGCCCTTCGCGATCCCCGGTTCACCCTCTACGAGTCGCGGGCCGAATTCATCTCGCCCCACGAAATACGCGCCGGAGACGTCAGGATTCATGGGCAGGCCTTCGTGATCGCCACAGGCTCGTCACCCTGCGACGTGTCGATCCTCGGGCTTGAAGAAGCCGGGTATTTCACCAGCGACACGATTCTCGACCTCCGTCGGCCGCCTGTCTCGCTTCTCGTGCTGGGCGGAGGGCCGGTCGCCGTTGAGATCGGGCAATTCTTCGCCCGCATAGGAACCAAAGTGACGATACTGCAGCGGGGTGCGACCCTGTTGTCCGATATGGACGAGGACATCGGCCGGGCCCTGGAGGCGGCATTCAGGGACGAGGGGATCGAGGTGTTGACGGATGTGTCGCTCGAACGCGTGACCAGGACTCCTTCGGAGAAAACGGTGCACCTGATGCAGGGTGGTTTCATGCAGACCCGTTCGGCAGACACCGTTTTCCAGGCCCTCGGTCGTCGTCCCAATCTCAAGGGATTGCGGCTTGAAGCGGCCGGAGTGCAGGTCGTGGACGGTCGGCTGACGGTCGGTCCGGACATGCGGACGTCGCAGCCGCATATCTTTGCCGTCGGCGATGTGAATGACCTGAACCCGATCGTGCATCTGGCGATTCAACAAGGTGAAACCGCCGCCTTCAACGCGACACATCCCCATGGGCCGGTGCGGGTGATCGATCACCGGCTTGATGCGGAAGCGGTCTTTACCGAACCGCAGATTGCGGTTGTGGGCTTGAACGAACGGCAATGCCGGGAGCGAAGAATTCCCTACCTGACGGCCTCCTATCCGTTCGCCGATCATGGGAAAGCGATGTGCATGGGGGCGGCGCATGGATTTGTGAAGCTGCTCTGCCGCCAGGACAGTGGGGAACTGCTGGGTGCGCAGATCGTCGGGCCGGATGCGGCGGAACTGATCCACGAACTCATCGCCGTGATGTATTTTCATGGGACGGCACAAGACCTGCTGCGTATCCCGCATTATCATCCGACGCTGGCGGAAATCGTGACCTACCCAGCCGAGACCATCGTCGAACAGCTCAGCCGATCATGA
- a CDS encoding Magnesium and cobalt transport protein CorA produces the protein MKLVHKRSRKAGLPPGTLVHIGEKKSESVQITVYEYGEGQFQERTVAKPDEVITTGEPTVRWVDVGGIHKMEVLEAFGKMFGLHPLLLEDLANTDQRPKLDDYGTYGYVVLKMLYEGQNQGDITVEQVSLVFGENFLLSFQENGGDVFKGVKERLRNGKGRLRHAGADYLLYALMDSIVDRYFVVMETLGEKIEALQDLCVTNPDPETLREIHALKRQLLFLRRSVWPLRDVMNNLSRSDGQFLQGSTKVFFRDVYDHIIQIGDTIETLREMVSSMMEVYLSSVNNRLNAVMKVLTIITTIFMPLSFIASIYGMNFEHMPELKSTWGYPIVLGVMAATGGGMLYFFKQKKWL, from the coding sequence ATGAAGTTGGTGCATAAACGTTCCCGCAAGGCGGGGTTGCCGCCAGGTACGTTGGTCCATATCGGCGAAAAAAAATCGGAGTCGGTCCAGATCACGGTGTATGAATACGGCGAAGGGCAGTTCCAAGAGAGAACCGTGGCCAAGCCGGACGAGGTGATCACGACGGGGGAGCCGACTGTTCGATGGGTGGACGTCGGCGGTATCCACAAGATGGAGGTGTTGGAAGCCTTCGGGAAAATGTTCGGGCTCCATCCGCTGCTCTTGGAAGATCTCGCGAATACCGACCAACGTCCGAAACTCGACGACTACGGAACCTATGGCTATGTGGTGCTCAAGATGTTGTACGAGGGGCAAAATCAGGGAGATATCACGGTCGAGCAAGTCAGCCTGGTCTTCGGAGAAAATTTTCTCCTGTCCTTTCAGGAGAACGGCGGAGATGTGTTCAAGGGGGTGAAGGAGCGGCTGCGGAACGGGAAAGGGCGTCTACGCCACGCGGGGGCGGATTATCTGTTGTATGCGTTGATGGATTCCATCGTCGATCGTTATTTCGTCGTCATGGAAACGTTGGGAGAAAAGATCGAGGCGTTGCAAGACCTCTGCGTCACCAATCCCGACCCGGAAACGCTGCGGGAAATTCATGCCCTCAAACGGCAGCTCCTCTTTTTGCGTCGCTCGGTCTGGCCGCTGCGTGATGTGATGAACAATCTCTCACGGTCGGACGGTCAATTTTTGCAGGGGTCCACGAAGGTCTTTTTCCGTGATGTCTACGACCACATCATCCAGATCGGCGATACCATCGAGACCTTGCGGGAAATGGTCTCCTCGATGATGGAGGTGTATTTGTCCAGCGTGAACAACCGCTTGAATGCCGTCATGAAAGTGCTGACGATCATCACGACGATTTTCATGCCGCTCAGCTTCATCGCCAGCATCTATGGTATGAATTTCGAGCACATGCCGGAATTGAAATCCACGTGGGGGTACCCGATCGTGCTCGGCGTGATGGCCGCGACCGGAGGAGGGATGCTCTACTTCTTCAAACAGAAGAAGTGGCTGTAA
- a CDS encoding Aspartate aminotransferase has translation MMRTGNQRMERLAQSEIRAMTQACARVNGINMAQGVCDTAVPPVVAQGAQRAIDLGVNIYTRYDGLPELRQAIAKKLATDNHLTVDPEQEVTVSAGATGSFHCACLALLNPGDEVIVFEPYYAYHISALVAVEAVPLVVPMHPPDWTFSPEDVRNAVTDRTRAIVLNTPGNPSGKVFSREELEWIADLARRHDLFVFTDEIYEYFLFDGRRHISVATLPEMAGRTITIGGYSKTFSITGWRIGYSAAQAKWAQLIGAMNDLLYVCAPAPLQYGVAKGIEELPPSFYRQLAQEYQEKRDRFCRALSQAGIPPAVPQGAYYVLADVSRLPGATGKDRAMYLLERTGVAGVPGEAFFSSRAGHRFVRFCFAKTEGDLAEACERLSRLP, from the coding sequence ATGATGCGGACCGGCAACCAGCGAATGGAGCGGTTGGCTCAATCGGAAATCCGAGCCATGACGCAGGCCTGTGCAAGGGTCAACGGCATCAATATGGCTCAAGGGGTCTGTGATACCGCGGTGCCGCCGGTCGTGGCGCAGGGGGCTCAGCGAGCGATCGACCTCGGGGTGAACATCTATACAAGGTATGATGGGTTGCCGGAGTTGCGGCAAGCGATCGCCAAGAAGTTGGCCACGGACAATCACCTCACGGTCGATCCCGAGCAGGAGGTGACCGTCAGTGCCGGCGCAACCGGTTCCTTTCATTGTGCCTGTCTGGCGCTGCTCAACCCCGGCGATGAAGTCATCGTTTTCGAGCCCTACTACGCGTACCACATCAGCGCCCTCGTGGCAGTCGAGGCGGTGCCGCTGGTGGTGCCCATGCATCCGCCGGATTGGACGTTTTCGCCGGAGGACGTTCGCAACGCCGTGACCGATCGGACCAGGGCGATCGTCCTCAATACACCGGGCAATCCATCGGGAAAGGTCTTCAGTCGAGAGGAATTGGAATGGATCGCCGACCTCGCCCGACGGCACGACCTGTTTGTCTTCACCGACGAAATTTACGAATACTTTCTGTTCGACGGGCGCCGCCACATCAGTGTGGCGACGTTGCCGGAGATGGCCGGACGGACCATCACCATCGGCGGGTATTCGAAAACGTTCAGTATCACCGGCTGGCGCATCGGTTACAGTGCCGCGCAGGCGAAATGGGCGCAGTTGATCGGAGCCATGAACGATCTCTTGTATGTCTGCGCCCCGGCGCCGTTGCAATATGGAGTTGCAAAAGGGATCGAGGAATTGCCGCCGTCGTTTTATCGCCAACTCGCCCAGGAGTATCAGGAGAAGCGGGATCGGTTTTGTCGAGCGCTTTCGCAAGCGGGAATTCCTCCGGCCGTTCCGCAAGGCGCCTACTATGTGCTCGCAGATGTCTCGCGCTTGCCCGGTGCGACCGGCAAGGACCGCGCGATGTATCTGTTGGAACGCACCGGCGTCGCGGGGGTACCGGGCGAGGCGTTTTTTTCAAGCCGAGCCGGCCACCGCTTCGTGAGATTCTGCTTTGCCAAGACCGAGGGTGACCTCGCCGAAGCGTGCGAGCGCCTGTCTCGTCTTCCATAA
- a CDS encoding 3-isopropylmalate dehydratase small subunit, translating into MQPFTTLTGLVAPLDRVNVDTDQIIPKQFLKTIKRTGLREGLFYDWRRRKDGSPDPAFFLNQPRYQQATVLLARDNFGCGSSREHAPWALLDQGFRSVLAPSFADIFYNNCFQNGMLPVVLKGPEIQSLFDAVAAQEGYRLTVDLAAQRVTTPDGTAYRFEIDPFRKDCLYRGLDAIGLTLQQAGQIEDYEQRRRRQAPWLFQDVP; encoded by the coding sequence ATGCAACCCTTCACGACCCTCACAGGCCTGGTCGCTCCGCTGGACCGGGTCAATGTCGATACGGATCAGATCATTCCGAAGCAATTCTTGAAAACGATCAAACGAACCGGTCTGCGGGAGGGACTGTTTTACGATTGGCGTCGCCGGAAGGACGGATCGCCGGACCCCGCCTTCTTCTTGAATCAACCCCGTTATCAGCAGGCCACCGTGCTCCTGGCGCGGGATAACTTCGGCTGCGGGTCATCGCGTGAACATGCCCCCTGGGCCCTCCTGGATCAGGGATTCCGCTCTGTGCTCGCCCCCAGCTTCGCGGACATTTTTTACAACAACTGTTTTCAGAACGGCATGTTGCCCGTGGTGTTGAAGGGACCTGAGATCCAATCGTTGTTCGACGCGGTGGCGGCTCAGGAAGGGTATCGACTCACGGTGGACCTCGCCGCCCAGCGCGTAACCACGCCGGATGGAACCGCCTACCGTTTCGAGATCGATCCGTTTCGCAAGGATTGTCTCTATCGTGGGCTGGACGCGATCGGCCTCACCCTGCAGCAGGCCGGACAGATCGAGGACTATGAACAGAGGCGGCGCCGGCAAGCCCCCTGGCTCTTTCAGGATGTGCCCTAA
- a CDS encoding Integral membrane protein: protein MQDLLPVIGSSVFFDFLKSLLLLLLLLTLRTVLVRSVTHNRTLTIEAKRRWIVTIRNSIVLGLFMGLMVIWAHELEAFAVSLVALAAAVVLATKELILCWSGAALRVGGSVYAVGDRIQLGAYRGVVLDHDVFATKLLEIGPGQMSHLYTGRIVVFPNSLLFTNPLIKENHPQEYGLYLLNVPLGSEEDWQVAERALLDAAKAECAPFMDEMGRQMKLLEQRNLLEAPSPEPRITIQIPEAGRIHLVLRFPAPDRGRSRVEQAILKRYLLAVQR, encoded by the coding sequence ATGCAAGATTTGTTGCCGGTGATCGGCTCCAGTGTTTTTTTCGACTTCTTGAAGTCTCTCCTGCTGCTCTTGCTCCTGCTCACCCTGCGAACGGTCCTGGTGCGCTCCGTCACTCACAATCGAACGCTGACGATCGAGGCGAAGCGGCGTTGGATCGTCACGATCCGCAACAGCATCGTGCTCGGCCTGTTCATGGGCCTGATGGTGATTTGGGCGCACGAATTGGAGGCCTTCGCCGTTTCCCTCGTCGCGCTGGCCGCTGCCGTCGTGCTTGCGACCAAAGAGTTGATTCTCTGTTGGAGCGGCGCCGCCCTGCGCGTCGGAGGAAGCGTCTATGCCGTGGGGGACCGTATTCAATTGGGAGCGTATCGGGGCGTGGTCCTCGACCATGATGTGTTTGCGACCAAATTGTTGGAGATCGGGCCGGGCCAGATGTCGCACCTCTATACCGGTCGCATCGTAGTCTTCCCCAACAGCCTCCTGTTCACCAATCCGTTGATCAAAGAGAATCACCCCCAGGAATATGGCCTCTACTTGCTGAATGTTCCCCTTGGAAGCGAGGAGGATTGGCAGGTCGCCGAACGGGCGCTCCTCGATGCGGCGAAGGCTGAATGTGCGCCGTTCATGGACGAAATGGGGAGGCAAATGAAATTATTGGAGCAACGAAATCTTTTGGAAGCTCCATCCCCCGAACCACGCATCACCATCCAGATTCCCGAGGCTGGGCGCATCCATCTCGTGCTCAGGTTTCCCGCACCGGACCGCGGTCGTTCGCGAGTGGAACAGGCCATTCTCAAGCGCTATCTCCTCGCCGTTCAGCGGTAA
- a CDS encoding Exodeoxyribonuclease III, whose amino-acid sequence MKVATFNVNSLRKRLPIVLQWLERYQPDVLCLQETKVQDSEFPLAALTPSGYEITFRGMKSYNGVAVLSRKKPDAVLYGFDDGGEAEDARLLKVVIQGIPIINTYIPQGFEIDSPKYQYKLAWYERLRKHFDAHLSPKEPAIWCGDMNVAPRPIDVHSPEKHLNHVCYHEAARNAYGKTIAWGFEDVFCKLYPDRQQFTFWDYRAPNSLASNKGWRIDHILATAPLAQKCRQVDVDLEPRRATDPSDHTVLWADFAL is encoded by the coding sequence ATGAAAGTCGCCACCTTCAACGTCAATTCACTTCGCAAGCGCCTTCCTATCGTGTTGCAATGGCTGGAACGTTATCAGCCTGATGTGTTGTGTTTGCAGGAAACCAAAGTCCAGGACAGCGAATTTCCTCTGGCCGCGCTCACCCCATCCGGCTACGAGATCACCTTCCGGGGCATGAAATCGTACAACGGCGTGGCGGTGCTCAGCCGCAAGAAACCCGATGCCGTATTGTATGGGTTTGATGACGGGGGTGAGGCGGAAGATGCGCGTCTCTTGAAGGTGGTGATACAAGGTATTCCGATCATCAATACCTATATCCCACAAGGATTTGAGATCGACTCACCGAAGTACCAGTACAAACTGGCCTGGTACGAGCGGTTGCGGAAGCATTTCGACGCCCATCTCTCTCCGAAGGAGCCGGCGATCTGGTGTGGAGACATGAATGTGGCCCCAAGACCCATCGATGTCCACAGTCCGGAGAAACATCTCAACCACGTTTGCTATCACGAAGCTGCGCGCAATGCCTATGGGAAGACGATTGCGTGGGGCTTCGAGGATGTGTTCTGCAAACTGTATCCAGATCGCCAGCAGTTCACGTTTTGGGACTATCGAGCCCCCAATTCACTCGCCTCCAATAAAGGGTGGCGGATCGACCATATCCTTGCGACGGCTCCGCTTGCCCAGAAATGCCGGCAGGTCGACGTCGATCTTGAGCCGCGGCGCGCCACCGATCCTTCCGATCACACCGTTCTCTGGGCTGACTTCGCCCTCTGA
- a CDS encoding LemA family protein yields the protein MAMSVTRSIGAVLLLGGVLALPGCGYNDLQGLDEDTKAAWSEVINQYQRRADLIPNLVNTVKGYAAHEKETLEGVVQARAKATSIQVTPEVLRDEAAFKKFQEAQQGLSGALGRLLAVAENYPNLKADQNFRDLQSQLEGTENRITVARKRYIDRVAEFNKMVRYFPTNLTAKILLHMEEKPNFTVADEKAVAKPPEVKF from the coding sequence ATGGCCATGTCGGTTACACGGTCGATCGGTGCAGTTCTACTGCTTGGCGGCGTGCTGGCCCTGCCCGGGTGCGGCTACAACGACTTGCAAGGTCTCGATGAGGATACCAAGGCTGCTTGGAGCGAAGTGATCAACCAGTATCAACGGCGGGCCGATCTGATTCCGAACCTGGTGAATACGGTGAAGGGATATGCAGCCCACGAGAAAGAGACGCTGGAGGGTGTGGTCCAAGCCAGGGCGAAGGCGACGAGCATTCAAGTGACACCGGAGGTGTTGAGGGATGAGGCGGCGTTCAAGAAGTTTCAAGAGGCGCAACAGGGCCTCTCCGGGGCCTTGGGACGGTTGCTGGCCGTCGCGGAGAACTATCCCAATTTGAAAGCCGATCAAAACTTCCGTGATCTCCAAAGCCAGCTCGAAGGCACCGAGAATCGCATCACCGTGGCGCGCAAGCGTTATATCGACAGGGTGGCGGAGTTCAACAAGATGGTCCGCTACTTCCCCACGAATCTGACCGCCAAGATTCTCCTGCACATGGAAGAGAAGCCCAATTTCACGGTAGCGGACGAAAAGGCCGTGGCCAAACCGCCTGAAGTGAAATTCTAA
- a CDS encoding Beta-propeller domains of methanol dehydrogenase type — MRLMSRAGTVVLVWWLWLIMVAGLPAAALDVPPLTGRVVDLAHILPPAMAAQLSADLQTHEAKTSNQVAVLIVSSLEGEPLFDFSHRVATTWKLGVKGTDNGALLLVAIKDRKIRIEVGYGLEGVLTDARSAQIIRNEIVPRFKAGDVPAGITAGVQAILKTIEGTYRAPERPSASPSSSDAFGNVVFAVMLGVIVGLFLSRANRVLGPVVGGSLSFLAAPWLIPALLAGAVSLVLVGLLGSMGQGAGSGRRRGGGPYDGTWFSTQQGGWGSGGLGGSFGGSDSFSGGGGDFGGGGASGDW, encoded by the coding sequence ATGCGGCTGATGAGCCGAGCAGGGACTGTTGTCCTCGTCTGGTGGCTGTGGCTCATCATGGTCGCCGGCCTTCCGGCTGCCGCGCTCGACGTACCGCCGCTCACCGGCCGCGTTGTGGATTTGGCGCACATCCTGCCTCCCGCGATGGCCGCCCAACTCTCGGCCGACCTGCAGACGCATGAAGCGAAGACGTCCAACCAGGTGGCGGTGCTCATCGTCTCGTCGCTGGAGGGAGAGCCGCTGTTTGATTTTTCCCATCGTGTGGCGACGACTTGGAAATTAGGTGTCAAGGGAACCGATAACGGAGCCCTGCTCCTCGTCGCGATCAAGGATCGAAAAATTCGCATCGAAGTCGGGTACGGACTTGAAGGGGTGCTGACCGATGCGCGGTCGGCGCAGATCATCCGGAACGAGATCGTGCCGCGGTTCAAGGCCGGCGATGTTCCGGCAGGTATCACAGCCGGTGTGCAAGCCATCTTGAAGACCATCGAAGGGACCTATCGCGCTCCGGAACGTCCATCCGCTTCCCCGTCATCCAGTGATGCGTTCGGCAACGTCGTCTTCGCGGTGATGCTGGGAGTGATCGTCGGCCTCTTCCTCTCTCGCGCGAACCGGGTGTTAGGGCCGGTTGTGGGGGGGAGCCTGTCGTTTCTTGCCGCACCCTGGTTGATTCCTGCCCTCCTTGCCGGCGCCGTGAGTCTGGTGCTGGTCGGTCTGCTCGGTTCAATGGGGCAAGGTGCCGGGTCTGGCCGTCGCAGAGGCGGAGGCCCCTATGATGGAACCTGGTTCAGTACCCAACAGGGTGGATGGGGGTCGGGTGGTCTCGGCGGATCGTTCGGAGGGTCGGATAGTTTCTCGGGCGGTGGCGGAGATTTCGGAGGCGGAGGCGCAAGTGGCGACTGGTAA
- a CDS encoding 3-isopropylmalate dehydratase large subunit — translation MAAKTLFEKIWDDHVVRAEPDGTTLLYIDRHLVHEVTSPQAFEGLKTAGRTPRRPGAALAVPDHNVPTTDRRLAIADPISAKQIQTLEDNCASFGITLFGMNDIRQGIVHVIGPEQGFTLPGMTIVCGDSHTSTHGAFGALAFGIGTSEVEHVLATQCLVQKRPKTMEIRVDGQLSPRCSAKDVILAIIGKIGTAGGTGYVVEYTGSTIRALSMEGRMTLCNMSIEGGARAGMIAPDDITFVYIKGRPMAPTGTLWDQAVTAWRQLTTDPGARYDAVVELQAETIAPQVTWGTSPGMVTGVDGTVPDPRTMDDEKLRQATEHALEYMALKPGMPISDIKIDKVFIGSCTNSRIEDLRLAASFAKGKKVAGTVHAMVVPGSGLVKQQAEQEGLDRIFKESGFEWREAGCSMCLAMNADVLKPGERCASTSNRNFEGRQGAGGRTHLVSPVMAVAAAIEGHFVDIRRWS, via the coding sequence ATGGCTGCCAAAACATTGTTCGAGAAAATCTGGGACGACCACGTGGTGCGGGCCGAGCCGGACGGCACCACATTGCTCTACATCGATCGCCATCTGGTGCACGAAGTGACGTCCCCGCAAGCCTTCGAAGGGTTGAAAACGGCGGGGCGAACCCCGCGCCGGCCAGGCGCCGCACTGGCGGTCCCGGACCATAACGTGCCGACGACGGACCGCCGCCTCGCGATCGCCGACCCGATCAGCGCCAAACAAATTCAAACGTTGGAAGACAATTGTGCCTCGTTCGGTATCACGCTCTTCGGCATGAACGACATCCGGCAGGGCATCGTGCATGTCATCGGTCCGGAACAGGGCTTCACCCTACCCGGCATGACGATCGTCTGCGGCGATTCGCATACCTCGACCCATGGCGCCTTCGGCGCGCTCGCGTTCGGAATCGGCACGAGCGAAGTCGAACATGTCCTGGCGACGCAATGCCTGGTCCAGAAACGCCCAAAGACCATGGAGATCCGTGTGGACGGGCAGCTGTCCCCCCGCTGTTCGGCAAAGGACGTGATCCTGGCCATCATCGGAAAAATCGGCACGGCAGGTGGAACTGGTTATGTAGTCGAATATACCGGCTCCACCATCCGCGCGCTCAGCATGGAAGGCCGCATGACGCTCTGCAACATGTCGATCGAAGGCGGGGCCCGCGCCGGCATGATCGCGCCGGACGACATCACCTTCGTCTACATCAAAGGACGCCCGATGGCTCCGACGGGCACTCTCTGGGATCAGGCCGTGACGGCCTGGCGTCAACTCACCACCGATCCGGGCGCGCGATACGATGCCGTCGTCGAGCTGCAGGCCGAAACGATCGCCCCGCAAGTCACCTGGGGCACCAGCCCCGGCATGGTCACCGGTGTGGATGGGACCGTTCCGGATCCTCGGACCATGGACGATGAGAAGCTCCGCCAGGCCACCGAGCACGCCCTCGAATACATGGCGCTGAAACCGGGGATGCCGATCAGCGATATCAAGATCGACAAGGTGTTCATCGGATCCTGCACCAATTCACGGATCGAAGACCTTCGCCTCGCGGCCTCCTTCGCCAAGGGCAAGAAGGTCGCCGGTACCGTGCATGCGATGGTCGTCCCCGGTTCCGGTCTGGTAAAACAACAGGCGGAACAGGAGGGCCTCGATCGCATCTTCAAGGAGTCGGGATTCGAATGGCGGGAAGCGGGTTGCAGCATGTGCCTGGCGATGAACGCCGATGTGCTGAAACCGGGCGAACGTTGCGCCTCCACCAGCAACCGGAACTTCGAAGGGCGCCAAGGAGCCGGTGGACGGACCCATCTGGTTTCTCCGGTGATGGCCGTGGCGGCCGCCATCGAAGGGCATTTCGTCGATATCCGCCGGTGGAGCTAA